From Oncorhynchus keta strain PuntledgeMale-10-30-2019 chromosome 25, Oket_V2, whole genome shotgun sequence, one genomic window encodes:
- the LOC118358404 gene encoding chemerin-like receptor 1 yields MVPPINSSDYDDYNDSVVIPSQSPVIYEMYQMRTGLRLMYVSVYAANLLLGLLLNAAVIFMIVWKYRSKKKLSRRMLIIGLAATHLIFCLFTPLYLITAWNYFSWTFGKVVCKLGSFVMFMNMFSASVMITFWNVRWCVPRCFEHHMSSSMVLLSWFTGAILSTPSLLSREVQYTANGHLCLDNYDYTEQRQISKEGKERMMAVVSCRLIFGLLLPLGVTCVSRCCINSRVNNQEKSLVIRPVTIAHFLCWAPVLCLSMPQIAMGIDNKWFRYVLPLATALSVLNSCIYPIICIWQGNKELKHNFRSQPETEDEGEEGHEMTCLDREDNVLEQ; encoded by the coding sequence ATGGTTCCCCCAATCAACTCATCTGACTATGATGACTACAATGATTCAGTGGTGATACCATCTCAGTCCCCagtcatctatgagatgtatcAGATGAGGACTGGCTTGAGATTAATGTATGTGTCGGTCTACGCAGCCAACCTTCTACTGGGTCTACTGCTCAACGCTGCCGTCATCTTCATGATTGTCTGGAAATACAGGTCCAAGAAGAAACTGAGTCGACGGATGTTGATCATTGGCTTGGCTGCCACTCACCTCATCTTCTGCCTCTTCACTCCACTTTACTTGATCACAGCCTGGAACTACTTCTCCTGGACATTTGGGAAGGTTGTCTGCAAGTTGGGGTCCTTCGTGATGTTTATGAACATGTTCTCTGCCTCAGTGATGATCACTTTCTGGAATGTGCGCTGGTGTGTCCCCAGATGTTTTGAACATCACATGTCCAGCAGCATGGTTCTACTGTCCTGGTTCACTGGGGCAATACTAAGCACCCCCTCTTTACTGTCCAGGGAGGTTCAGTATACTGCCAATGGACACCTCTGCCTTGACAACTATGATTATACTGAACAACGCCAGATCTCTAAAGAGGGTAAGGAGAGAATGATGGCTGTGGTGAGCTGTCGCTTAATTTTCGGGCTGCTGCTCCCTTTGGGTGTGACGTGTGTCAGCCGTTGCTGCATTAACAGCAGGGTAAATAACCAAGAGAAGTCATTGGTTATTCGACCTGTGACTATTGCTCATTTCCTATGCTGGGCTCCTGTCCTCTGTCTATCTATGCCGCAAATCGCAATGGGCATAGACAACAAATGGTTCAGATACGTATTGCCCTTAGCCACTGCCCTGTCAGTCTTAAACAGCTGCATCTATCCTATCATCTGCATCTGGCAAGGAAATAAAGAACTTAAGCATAACTTTCGCTCACAGCCTGAGACAGAGGACGAAGGAGAGGAGGGCCATGAGATGACTTGCCTGGATAGGGAGGACAATGTCCTTGAACAGTAA